The genome window GAGGCCTCGGTGGCCAGCAGGTCCGGGTAGCCGGTCACCACGACCCGGGCGTCCGGGGCGGCGGCGGTCAGCGCCGTCAGCAGCTGGTCGTAGCGGGACGGCAGCTGATGGTCCAGCAGGTCGGCGGAGTGCGCGAGCGCCCGGTCGCAGCGCTCGTCGGTGGTGAGCGGCTGCAGGCAGGCCAGCACCGCGTCGGTGAAGCCGAGGTCGTTGCCGCCCACGGTGAGCGACACCCGGGCCAGCCCGTGCGGCAGCTTCGGCAGCTGGTCGGTCAGCACCGCGTGGGTGTCCGCGCCGTTGCAGGCCAGGTCGGTGGCGGCGGTGCCGGGGTGCGCGGCGGCCCAGAGCACCGGGTAGGCGTTGGCGCTGCGGTGGCAGTCCCCGGCGGCCGGGTCGTAGCCGCCGGCGCCGACGCCCGCGGCGTAGGAGTCGCCGAGTGCGGCGTATCCGGCGGCCGGGGCGGCGGGTGCGGGGGCGGCGCCGCCGAGCAGCAGGGCGGTGGCGGTCAGGGCGGTGGCGCAGGTGCGGCTGAGCGTCCTCATGGACGCTCAGCGTAGCCACTCGGAGGCCCAGGGTGAGGGACCGTCAGGGGGTGAAGGTGAACGGCGTGGTGACGGTCAGCGGGGTGAAGCCGAGCCGCTGCAGGATCGGGCGGCTGGTCGGGGCCGCGTCCACCTGGAGGTAGGGGTAGCCGAGCTCGGCGGCCACGGCCGCCCGGTGGGCGACCAGCGCGCGGTAGATGCCCCGGCCGCGCCACTCGGGCAGGGTGCCGCCGCTCCACAGGCCGGCGAAGGAGACGCCCGGCACGGTCTCCAGCCGGGCCGCGCTGACCGGCCGGTCGCCGGCCATCGCGACCACCAGCCGCAGGGTGTCGGGCGCCTCGGCCAGCTGCACCCGCAGCCGCTCCACCAGGCGGCTCGGGTCGTCCTCGAAGGCCACCCGGTGCACCTCGGCGACCAGCCGCAGCGCCTCCTCGTCGTTCTCGGTGCGCAGGTGCACGCCGGCCGGGAGCTCGACGGGCACCGCCTGGGCGGCCGTCTCGGCGACCATCACGGTCTCCGCCGGCTCGGCGGTGAAGCCGGCGGCGAGCAGGCGCTCGGGCAGGTCGGCGGGGCGGTCGTGGTCGTGGTGCTTCCACTCGAACTCCTGGCCGAGCTCGGTGAACCGGGCCACCTGCGCGGCGATCGCGGCGTCCGCGCCGGCCTCGTCCAGGTCCGACCAGAGCACCGCCGACCAGCCGTTCGCGGCGGCGACGTGCCGCACCACCGAGCCGTCCCGCTCCACCACCGCGCCCGGTTCCATCGGCCCCGCCTCGCGGCGCAGCTCCCGGTCGTACAACGCCAATGCCGCATCCTTGTCCATCCGCACAGCTCAGCATCCGGCCGGACGGCGGGCAACCCGATTACCGGCTACCGCCCGGTGACCGCCGCGAGCACGGCCGCGGTGTCGGCGAGGTCGGGCAGCACCACGTCGGCGCCGGCGGCGGCGAGTTCGGCGGCCGGGACCAGTCCGGTGGCCACCGCGACGGCCCGCGCCCCGACCGCGTGCGCGGTGTGCACGTCGCGGACGGTGTCGCCGATGATCACGGTCTCCGGGCCGGTGAAGCGCCGGCCGAGCACCCGCTCGGCCCGGTCGAAGGCGTGGGCCGGCAGGTCGGTGCGCTCGTAGGCGTCCTCGCCGTAGGCGCCCAGGCGCAGGTCCAGGTGCTCGGTCAGGTCGAAGGCGGCCAGCTTGAGCTCGGCCAGCGCGAGCAGGTTGCCGGTCAGCACCGACTGCCGCACCCCCGCCAGTCCGGCCAGCGCCGCCAGCGCCTCGCGGGCCCCGGGCAGGGCCCGCCCCTCGTCCGCCAGGTCGCCGGCCCGGTCCCGCATCTCGGCGACCAGCAGCTCCAGGTAGCTGCCCATCAGCCCGTCCGCCGGCTCCAGGTCGTGCGCCCGCAGCAGCTCGGTGGTGGCGGCGATCTCGGTCCGCCCCTGGTAGGTGAGCTCCCAGCTCAGCGGTATCCCGGTGGCCCGCCGGAAGGCGGCCTCGACGGCCCGGCGGGCCACCCCGCCGCCGTCGATCAAGGTGTGGTCGATGTCCCAGAGCACCAGCAACGCGTCACTCACGGCCCCTCCGATCGCTCGTGGCCGCCCTGCACCGCGGCCCCCCGTGGGCATCATCGCCCATCGCGGGCCCGGATTCCGGCGGAACGCCCGCTGCGTATACTCCGGAGCGGTCGCGACTGGCGAGGGTGGACCACCACCGGGAAGCGGCCGGTCACCGGATGCGAGCGTCGACCGCCTGGGCGCCTGTGTCAGCGAACTGTCGAACCGTCAGCCACGCCGACCAGGAGAGCCCCCGCATGCAGTTGCGCTACGGCATGAACCCGCACCAGCAGGCCGCCCCCGCCGAGCCCGTCCACCCCGGCCGGTGGCCGGTCCGGGTGGTCAACGGCGCCCCCTCCTTCATCAACCTGCTGGACGCGCTGAACGCCTGGCAGCTGGTCAGGGAGGCGCACCGGGCCACCGGCCGGGTCGCCGCCGCCTCCTTCAAGCACGTCTCGCCGGCCGGCGCGGCGCTGGCCGGCCCGGTCGAGGCGGCCGTCGCCGAGCCGTACGGGCTGGACCCGGCCGCGCTCAGCGAGGTCACCGCCGCCTACCTGCGGGCCCGCGACGCCGACCCGAAGTCCTCCTACGGCGACCTGGTGGCCGTCTCGCACCCGGTCGAC of Kitasatospora viridis contains these proteins:
- a CDS encoding SGNH/GDSL hydrolase family protein, with translation MRTLSRTCATALTATALLLGGAAPAPAAPAAGYAALGDSYAAGVGAGGYDPAAGDCHRSANAYPVLWAAAHPGTAATDLACNGADTHAVLTDQLPKLPHGLARVSLTVGGNDLGFTDAVLACLQPLTTDERCDRALAHSADLLDHQLPSRYDQLLTALTAAAPDARVVVTGYPDLLATEASGLCWTGTGHRRAEFNALTDRVDELIHRQATAHGARFADPRPAFAGHGVCAGPGGEWITGIVLRTPWESFHPTAEGQSHGYLPVVSDALS
- a CDS encoding GNAT family N-acetyltransferase, which codes for MDKDAALALYDRELRREAGPMEPGAVVERDGSVVRHVAAANGWSAVLWSDLDEAGADAAIAAQVARFTELGQEFEWKHHDHDRPADLPERLLAAGFTAEPAETVMVAETAAQAVPVELPAGVHLRTENDEEALRLVAEVHRVAFEDDPSRLVERLRVQLAEAPDTLRLVVAMAGDRPVSAARLETVPGVSFAGLWSGGTLPEWRGRGIYRALVAHRAAVAAELGYPYLQVDAAPTSRPILQRLGFTPLTVTTPFTFTP
- a CDS encoding HAD family hydrolase, with translation MSDALLVLWDIDHTLIDGGGVARRAVEAAFRRATGIPLSWELTYQGRTEIAATTELLRAHDLEPADGLMGSYLELLVAEMRDRAGDLADEGRALPGAREALAALAGLAGVRQSVLTGNLLALAELKLAAFDLTEHLDLRLGAYGEDAYERTDLPAHAFDRAERVLGRRFTGPETVIIGDTVRDVHTAHAVGARAVAVATGLVPAAELAAAGADVVLPDLADTAAVLAAVTGR